The sequence GTAAACTTGCTTCAGACAACAATCCTAAACATCTCATTTTGCAAGCACCATATTATAGCTTAACCGATTTAATGAGAAACACTTATTCTATACTTCCTACCTTTATTTTAAGATATAAATTAGAAACTAATGAATATTTAAAAAAATGTAAAATGCCAATAACACTTTTTCACGGTGATAATGATGAAGTTATATATTACAATTCCTCTGTGAAACTTAATGAAGCGTTTAAAAAACAAACCACTTTGATTACATTAGAAAATCAAGGACATAATGGAATGACGGATAATGAGCAATATAAAGCTGAAATTAAAAGAATCTTACAATAATTGTTTCAACTTATAAAAAAATCATTTTCTTTATATTGTAAGTTAAAATAGAATGAAAAAAGATATTCAAAAATATGATTTTAAAAAAGGATTACCGCAAGAGTTTGAAATACTCAACATGGGACAACTTTGTGCTGAGTTTTCAAAAGAAGTAACAACACCACATAGAGCAGAATTCTATCAAATACTTTGGTTTGAAAAAGGTTCACCAACACATATGGTCGATTTTAATTCTATAAAAACAGAACCAAACACACTTGTATTTGTAAACAAAAATAGTGTACAACAATTTGATACTACTCTTAATTATGATGGAAAAGTAATTCTATTTACAGACAACTTTTTTTGCAAAGAAGAAACAGATGTAAAATTTCTTAAAAGCACAATTCTATTTAATGATCTAATTTCTGTTTCTGGTGTTTCCATCTCAAATATATCATCGCTATTTTCAAATTTTTTGAAACTAATTGAAACCGAATTTAAAAACTCAAAAGATCATTATCAATCAGATATTCTTAGAAATTATTTGCGTAATCTATTATTGCTTTCAGAAAGAGAAAAGAAAAATCAAAATTTCATTGAAATTAAAAAAGGAACAAATTTAGATCATGTTATGCTCTTTAAAGACCATTTAGAAAATCAATTTCTTCATGATAAGCTTGTAAATAGTTATGCAAACCAAATGCATATTACAAAAAAACGTTTAAATACAGCAACCACTTCTATACTAGGATTATCACCAAAACAAATTATTGATGCTCGTATTATACTTGAAGCAAAACGACTTTTAGTACACACTAATCAATCTGTAAAAGAAATTAGTTTCCACTTAGGTTTTGATGAATCTACCAATTTCATTAAATTTTTCCGAAAACATCACAACACAACACCATTAGAATTTAGAGAAAGTTTCATACACTAAATCAGATATTGGAACAAATTTACCATTGAAAGGCATTTTTATATCACACCTTCTACTCTACTTTATCGCAACTTTGCAGTATTAATTAACAACATTAAAAATGAAAAAGACAATACTAAGCACAGCGATAATTTTAAGTATCAGTTTATCGTCATGTAAAGATCAAAAAAGTACAGGTACAAACATAGAAACTAAAGAAGAAAAAAGTATGGAAATTTCAAACAAAGAAAAAGTAGTTGCCTTATTAAAGAGTATAGAAACTGGTGCACAAGAACCTGCAGGATATATTAACCCAGAAAAATACATTCAACATAATTTAGGCGTAGCAGATGGTTTAGCTGGTTTTGGTGCGCTTTTACAACAATTACCTCCAAATTCTGCAAAAGTAAATACAATTCGTGCTTTTGAAGAAGGTGATTATGTTTTTACACAAACCGAATATAATTTTTTTGGACCAAAAATTGGTTTTGATATTTTTAGATTTGAAAATGGAAAAATTGTAGAACATTGGGATAATCTACAAGAAACTCCTGCTAAAGCGAACCCAAGTGGTCACACCATGATTGATGGAACTACAGAAATTAAAGATTTAGATAAAACTTCGGAAAACAAAGCATTAGTTAAAAACTTTGTAGAAGACATTCTAGTTAACGGAAAAATGGAAAAATTAGCAAGCTATTTCGATGGAGATAACTACATACAACATAATCCAAATATTCCTGATCTATTATCTGGACTTGGAGCAACTTTAGAAGCTTTGGCAAATCAAGGAATCTTTCTAAAATTTGATAAGATTCATAGAGTATTAGGAGAAGGTAACTTTGTTTTAGTTGTGAGTGAAGGACATTTTGGTAAAGACCATAACTCATTCTATGATCTTTTTAGAGTAGAAAATGGTAAAATTGCAGAACATTGGGACGTAATAGAACCTATTGCTGCAAAAGAAACATGGAAAAATAATAATGGAAAATTCTAAGCTTATTAAAACATTAAAAAAGGTTTAATTATTTAACTAAATTACAGCTTGGATTCAGTTTCGAGCTGTAATTTTATTTTAAATACTTCATTTCTCCCTCATAAATCCTTTTTGTTTCATATTCAAAATTGTCTATATAACCAAAATACCACTCTTTATTTTCATATACAAAATGCATTGTTTTAAAGGGTAAATATGGTCTAGTCTTTGTATCAATTTCAATATGCTTATATCCATTACTTATAACTAATTCATCACCGTCAATAGGGATATACTCGAAATCAAAGCAATCTAATTTATTTAATTCCTCAACAATTAACTCAGCAGTTATTACATCATTAATTTTTTTTATTGGAATCTTTATTTCACCAATGATTAAGTGTTTTTCCTTTTCCTCTCTTTTCTGAACAATACTGTACAAAGTCCATTCATAAACTTCTGTCAAATACTCTTCTTCATTATAAAGACTTAGATAAGCATCTCTTTTTTTTATAAAAGATTTTTTTTCTAAACAAGTACAAAACATAATCCTATTTAAAGAAATACACATAATAAAAACAATTAAAATTCAAATTCCCTACCATCATCTGCAAGGAGTACGTTATCAAAAATAGTTTGAGCTTCTTCTTTAAATATTTCAATATTTCCGTATCGTGTAGAGTAATGTCCCATCACCAAATTTTTTACATTTGCTTTTTTAGCAATAGTAGCAGCCTGAATTGCAGTACTATGCATCGTCTTTTCTGCTAGATGTGCTTCGGATTCTAAAAAAGTAGATTCATGATATAATACATCTGAATTTTCAATTATTGGAATGATACTTTCATCATATAAGGTATCACTACAAAAAGCATAACTTTTCTCAGGATTAGGCGGAAAAGTTAATTCTTCATTAGCAATTATAGTTCCATCATCTAAAGTAATATTTCCTCCCGATTTTATTTTTTGATAATAACATTTGTCAATATTTAATTCTTCAATCGCAACAATATCTAATTTTCGTTGTGTATTTTTTTCTTTAAATAAATAGCCGTTTGTATAGACTCTATGTTTTAAAGGAATGGTTTTAACAATGACATTATCATCTTCAAAAACGACTTCACTTTCTTTCGACTCTAGTTCATGAAAATACAAATTATAGCCTGTGAAAGAACCAGAAGCTCTCAATTGAAGTAAAATAATTTCTTTTATTCCTTTTGGACCATAGACATGTAAATCGTTTACGCGGTTTAGCAACATAAACGTTGATATTAAACCTACCAAACCATAAAAATGATCTCCATGTAAATGAGAGATAAAAACACGATTAATACGATCGAACTTTATTTTGTGTTTTCTAAGCTGAACTTGTGTCCCTTCACCACAATCAATAAGAAACATTTGGTTTTTTATTTCTAATAATTGCGAAGTTGGATTGGTAATAGTACGTGGTGTGGCTGCATAGCAACCCAATATGGTTAATTTCATTTTTTAGTATTCAGTAATTAATAATCAGTTACAGTAACAAAGCACTGCTAACCGTTACTGCATACTTGATTAAAAGCCTAAGTCTCGCTCAATTTCTTCCATTTCAATAATATCTTGTGCTTCTAAAACAGAAGGAACAACAGTTAGATATTCAGGAACATCATTAAACTCAATATCATTGGCAACAATAACAAACGATTTTTTAGCATCATTATGTTTCTTAGATAAATCTTTAAAGTTGATTATATCGTTAAGTGTAACATTTTTGTCATATGAAACATCTAAGATTAAATTTTGTCCTTTAAATGTTGCGTATTGATTTGAAACATTTTCTATAAATGCAATTATATTACCTTTTGTTTCTTTAAGTACTGTTGTATGTCCTTTTTTATCTACTTTCATAGAACATTATTTTTAAATTGATTACTGTAAATATATAATGCTAAATTTAAATTAACAATTGTAAATAGAAAAATTTATAAGTATAAAAAAACACCCTAAAGAATTGATAGAGTAACGACTTTTATCTTTCCTTTTTAATTTTTAAAAAACAGAATAGATTTACCAAATTTGAATTAATTACTGTTTAATTTTACTTGCCAATAAATAAATAACTGCCATTCTAACAGCAACTCCATTTTCAACCTGATTAAGAATAACCGACTGTTGTGAATCGGCTACATCTGAAGTAATCTCCACTCCTCTATTAATAGGTCCTGGATGCATTATAACAACTTCTTTGTTTAGCGAATCTAATAATTCTTTAGTAACACCATATTGTTGTGCATATTCTCTTGTTGAAGGAAAATAATTAACATCTAAACGTTCATTTTGCACACGAAGCATATTCGCTACATCTGCCCATTCTAATGCCTTACGAAGGTTGGGTTCTACTTTAACTCCTAACGATTCTATATATTTAGGCATTAAAGTTTTCGGCCCGCACACTTTGACCTCTGCTCCTTGCAATTGTAAGGCAAAAATATTGGATAGTGCAACTCTAGAGTGTAAAACATCTCCTACTATAACTACTTTTTTTCCAGCTACATCTCCTAGCTTTTCTCTAATTGTATAGCTATCTAGTAAAGCCTGTGTTGGGTGCTCATGCGCTCCATCTCCAGCATTTACAATACTTGCATTTACATTTTTCGATAGAAAATGAGCTGCACCAGGACTACTATGACGCATAACGACCATATCTACTTTCATAGAAAGGATATTATTAACTGTATCAATAAGTGTTTCTCCTTTTTTAACAGACGATTGTGCTGCTGAAAAACTAATAACATCTGCAGAAAGACGCTTTTGAGCTAATTCAAACGATAATTTTGTTCGTGTACTGTTTTCAAAAAAGATATTTGCAATGGTAATATCTCTCAAAGAAGGAACTTTCTTTATAGGTCTATTAATTACTTCTTTAAAATGATCAGCCGTTTCAAAGATTAAATCAATATCATTTTTATTAATATGTTTTATTCCTATTAAATGATTTACTGATAATTCTTTCATTTATATTGTTGTGTTGTAGTTGTTGTTATTTTTTTTGCTCTAATAAAACCAAATCCTCGCCATCATTATCTTTCCATTTCACGATAACTCTCTCATCGTTTATAGCATCTACTTGTCTTCCTCTATAATCGGGTTGAATTGGTAAATGACGACTGAACCTTCTATCTATTAAAGTTAATAATTCAATTTCAGCAGGTCTTCCAAAAGATTGAATTGCTGTTAAAGCGGAACGAATACTTCTTCCAGTATATAGTACATCGTCAATAAAAACTACTTTCTTATCTTCAACGATAAAGTTAATTTCTGTTTTATTTGCCTCTAATGTTTTTTCTCCTCTTCTAAAGTCATCTCTAAAAAAAGTGATATCTAAAAAACCAAGTTTTACTTCTTTAATATTATACTCATCCTTTAAAGTTGAAGCCAAACGTTCAGCTAGAAACTTACCTCTTGGCTGAATTCCTATTAATATTGTATTCGAAAAGTCTAAATGATTTTCAATAAGTTGGCAAGCCAAACGATGCAGAATTATATTAACTTCTTTTGCAGTTAGCAATATTTTTTGACTCATGTGTTGCGTAGTTTGAGCAAATTTAAAATTATTATTTCTATTTTCTTCCAAAAAACTATTTAAATTTCAGTTCATAATAGGCTTGAATTCTTATAGTAAAAACAAGCGCATAATGAAATTTTAAATTTAGCATAAAAAAAATCCCGAAAACGGGATTTTTATAGTATTAAGAATACATTTCTTTTCTTTGCTCTTTAATTTTTGGATCATCTAAATATTCATCAAATGTCATGTATCTATCAATAACACCTTTTGGAGTAATTTCAACCACTCTGTTTGCTACTGTTTGAGCAAATTCATGATCATGTGTTGTGAACAATACAGAACCTTTAAAGTTTTTCAATGAATTATTAAATGCTGTAATCGATTCTAAGTCTAAGTGATTTGTTGGTTCATCAAGCATTAATACGTTTGCTCTTTGCATCATCATTCTAGACAACATACAACGTACTTTTTCACCTCCTGAAAGAACGTTACATTTTTTTAATGCTTCTTCTCCAGAGAAAATCATTTTACCTAAAAATCCACGAACATAAACTTCATCACGCTCTTCTTCAGTTTTCACAAATTGACGTAGCCAATCTACTAAGTTTAAATCGCTTGTGAAAAAGGAATGATTTTCACTTGGTAAATACGATTGGTTTGTAGTAATTCCCCAATCAAAAGTACCCGAATCTGCTTTTAAATTATCGTTTAAAATTTCATAGAATGCAGTAGTTGCACGCGAGTCTTTAGAAAAAACAACAACTTTATCTCCTTTAGCCATATTAAGGTCAACATTTTTAAATAATGTTTCACCTTCAATACTTGCGCTTAGGCCTTGAATATTTAAAATTTGATCTCCTGCCTCTCTTTCTGTTTCAAAAATAATAGCTGGATATCTTCTACTTGATGGTTTAATTTCATCTAAGTTTAATTTTTCAATCATTTTCTTACGAGAAGTAGCTTGTTTAGACTTTGCTACATTGGCACTAAAACGACGAATAAACTCTTCTAACTCGGCTTTTTTCTCTTCTGCTTTCTTATTTTGTTGTGCCTTTTGCTTTGCAGCTAATTGACTAGATTCATACCAGAAAGTATAGTTTCCTGAATAGTGATTTATTTTACCAAAATCGATATCAGATACATGTGTACAAACTGAATCTAAGAAGTGACGGTCATGCGAAACTACTAATACAGTATTTTCATAATTAGCTAAGAAATTCTCTAACCAAGTAATTGTTTCAAAATCCAAATCATTGGTAGGCTCATCCATAATAAGAACATCAGGATTTCCAAATAAAGCTTGTGCTAATAACACACGTACTTTCATTTTACCTTCCAAATCTCCCATTAAGTTATAATGTAAATCCGCCGATATACCTAAGTTAGATAACATTGATCCTGCATCACTTTCTGCATTCCAACCATTCATTTCATCAAATTGCAATTGCAACTCTCCAATTCTATCTGCATTTTCATCTTTATAATCAAGGTATAAAGCATCCATTTCTGTTTTAACAGCATGCAAAACTTTATTCCCCATTAAAATGGTATCAAGAACCGTGTGTTCGTCAAACATATTATGGTTTTGGTTTAAAACCGACATACGTTTACCTGGCTCAAGAATTACTCTACCAGCAGTTGGGTCTATATCACCTGAAAGGATTTTTAAAAAAGTGGACTTTCCTGCTCCATTTGCACCAATAATACCATAGCAATTACCTTGTGTAAAAGTTACGTTTACTTCGTCAAATAAAATTCGCTTACCAAACTGAACTGATAAATTTGAAACTGTTAACATTATTATGAGTTTTTATAAAATTGTTGCAAAAATAGAAAAAAATATGCAGTTTTGAGATTATAAAGTGGTTTAACTTTATTATGTTTATTTTAACGCATCGTTAACAACACTTTTAACATGGAAAATTTACTTTTGTTTCTGAAATTAATAAATTTATTAAATGTTTAAGAATTACATTAAATACTTTTTACCGCTTTCTATTGCTGCTCTAACCTCTCTTACTTCTTGTAAAAAAGCTTTTGAGCCTGATAATTTTGTAGCCTATTTTGGTGGAGAAATTATTAACCCTCAAAACAATTTTATTCTTTTTTCCAAAGATGACAAGGTTATAGACACAATATTTCTTGATGAGAACAATCGTTTTTTACACAAATTCGATTCGTTAGCACCTGGCTTGTATACATTTGTTCATCAGCCAGAATATCAATACATCTATTTTGATAAAAATGATAGTTTAATGATTCGCCTGAATTCATTAGATTTCGATAATACTCTTGCTTATTGTGGAAGAGGTGATGAAAAAAATAATTTCCTTATTGATTTATTTCTTAAAAATGAACTAGACAAATCTAATTTATACGACATTTTAGAAAAAGATTTAACTACATATACTAAATCTATAGACTCTAGCTATGAAAAAATTAAGTCACATTACTTAAAAAGAAAGTCAGAAGTCAATTGGAGTAAAAATTTTGATATTGTTGCCAAAGCAGGTGTTGAATACAATTATTTCTATAAAAAAGAATTATATCCATATGCTCATGAATATAAAACTGGAGAAAATATTTGTCCAAAGCTTCCAAAAGATTATTATAAATACAGAGATAGTGTTAACTTCAATAATGTAGAGTTAGGAAGTTATTCTCCATTTATTAAATATGTAGCAACACTTTTAAATAATGTTACTTATGAAAAAGGAAAATGCAAGTTAGACACCAAATCATTAGAAAATAATGTTCGAAAATTAAATATTACAGATACTTTAATAAAAAATCAAAACATTAAGAATACAGTTTTAAATAATATTGCTTATATGTATTTATTGGAAGATCAAAATATGTATAACAACAAGAAATTTATTGATCGTTATATTGAGTTATCTACCGATAAAGAACAACACAAAGAGGTTTCACAGATTTATAATGCTGTTCAGAATCTAAAAATCGGCAACCGACTTCCGAAAATTTCAATAATAGACAAGAACAATAAAGAAATTGATTTTAACAAGGTCATAGATAACAAAAAAACTGTCGTTTTCTTTTGGACGACACATGCCGAATCTCATATTAAATCGGTACACTCAAAAGTACACAAACTACAAGAGAAACATCCAAACATTAATTTTGTAGCCATAAACATTAACGACACAGATGAAAGTTGGTTAGGCGCTTTGGATAAGTACGATTTTAAAAACATTACAGAACTGAAAGCTGTTAATTTTGAAGAGATTAAAAAGAATTGGGTAATTACTAAAAATAGCCGAACAATTATACTAAACCCAGATGGGACAATTAAAAATGCTTTTTCAAATATTTTCGATGTAAATTTTGAAAAAGGATTATAAACACAAATAATCATAAAAAAAGGCGATTTACAATGTAAATCGCCTTTTTTTATGATTCTAATAGAAATTACTTGTTTCCTTTCTCGAAATCAGCAATAAACTGAGCTAAACCAATATCTGTTAAAGGATGTTTTAACAACCCTAAAATTGAAGATAAAGGTCCTGTCATTACATCGGCACCTAATTTAGCACAATTAACAACATGCATTGTATGACGAACAGAAGCTGCTAAAATTTGAGTATCGAAAGCATAATTATCATAAATTAAACGAATTTCATCAATCAAATTTAAACCATCTGTAGAAACATCATCTAATCTTCCTAAAAAAGGAGAACAATAAGTCGCTCCAGCTTTAGCTGCTAATAATGCTTGACCCGCTGAAAATATTAAGGTAACGTTTGTTTTAACTCCTTTATCTGAAAAATATTTACATGCTTTAATACCTTCTTTAGTCATTGGCAATTTAACAACGATTTGATCGTGTGATTCAGCCAATTCTTCTCCTTCTTTAATCATTCCATCATAATCCACTGCATTAACTTCAGCACTAACATCACCTTCAACAATATTGCAAATATCTACATAATGCTTTAAAATATTATTTTTTCCAGTAATACCTTCTTTCGCCATTAATGAAGGATTTGTTGTAACTCCATCTAAAACCCCTAAGGCTTGTGCTTCTTTAATTTGCTCTAAATTAGCCGTGTCAATAAAAAATTTCATACGTTTTGTTTTGTTTAAAATATGTGTGTTGTTTTAAAAATGCAAAATTACTAATTTATACAGCTCAAACAACGATTTTTAATTACTATTCTTATATTTTATTAGAGTAGAAAACTCATATATAATTCTCTTTTCTTCTTCCTTCAAATAATCGGATGCAAAAGGAGAACCACAATTTTGGTTATTCACTTGATGAACTAACTTACTCTTAATAAAATAACTTCTTTGCTCAACTATTTCATTTTCCGATTCACTAAACGTCTCATCATAAATTGGATATTCATAATCAATCCATTTTTCAAATACAAAAGACAACTTATCATCAAGTAAGTAATATTCTGTCAATTTCTGATTGGTTTCTGCAAAATTTCTAACCGTAATTTTTTCTAGTTTTTCATTAGAGTAATAACTAACCACTCCACCTTCGGAGCTTATATTATAGTCTTTCTGAATTATCGATTTCCAATTTTTATTAGAAATTGAATTAATTCTTTTAAAATTTACCCTTACAAGCTTTAAGTTTTCCTTTAAATAATCATTATATTCAATATCAACTTTATTATATGATTCTTTTAAAACAATAGTATCTATTCCATTAACCTTTGTTAAAACATTATCAATAGAATCATTTACATTTGATATATTATCTTTTAAAACTGTTACTTCACTTATTTTTTTATTTGAATTCAAATTACAACCTAACAAAATAAACATCGCCATCAGAATCAACTTCATAATTTCTATAACTTATAATGATTCATTAATAATTTTTCATAGATAGTATCTGGAAGAATACGTTTTAAAACAATTGAGAACTTTTGCATAAATACACCTACTTTATAATGTATTTTAGGATTAGGTTCATTAATGATCTTAAAAATCACTTCAGCCATTTCATTTGGGTTACTTCCTGAATCTACATGACTATCCATCATTTCTAAAACACTACCATACGTTTTTTCATATGCAGAACCTTTAACTACTGGTGCATGATACCTACCTGCTGCAATATTTGTAGCAAAATCCCCTGGAGCCACATTTGCAATACGGATTCCGAATGATCTCACTTCCATATTCATTGCCTCTGTTACTAGTTCTAAAGCACCCTTAGAAGCTGAATAAACACCTCTAAAAGGCAATCCCATATAGCCAGCAATAGAAGTTATATTCAAAATTAAACCACTTTTTTGCAAACGCATTTGTGGCAACACAGCTTTCATTACTTCAATTGGACCAAATAAATTGGTTTCAAAATTATTTTTTATTTCTTCTGTAGGAATTTCTTCTAACGGACCTGTAATTCCTACACCGGCATTATTAATTACAACATCAATTCTACCCGCTTTTTCTATAACTTGTTTAATTGCCGTTTTTATACTTTCTACATTTCTAACATCTAATGCTACTAATTCTATTTTAGAATCTTTAATTCTTTCCGGATTTCTACTGGTTCCAAAAACAGTAAAACCTTTATCTAATAAAAATTCTCCAATAGCCTTACCTATTCCAGACGATGCTCCTGTTATAAAAACAACTTTACTCATTCTATTTTTTTTGATTATGCAATGCGAAGTTACGCAACTTTTAGGTAAAAAAAAATCTCCTTTTTCAAGGAGATTAAAGTATATTGATATGATATGTTTTCTAAAAAAGGCAAGCGACCTACATCGCACCGCTACAACCGCTTACCCTTGCTGTGTTCCCACCCTGGGGGAGTCTGCAGGAGCTGGTCGTGTAGGACTTGCCGGTGCAAATATACAAACATTTTATATTTTTGCAAGCCCAATTGCAAATTTAAAAATTCATTGTATATTGTAATATCAAAAAAATGAATGATGAAAAAATATAAGCTATTAGCTTTCACAGTTTTAAGCACTTTAATAATTTCTTGTGGAGACACAAAAAAAGATGAAAAAAAATTATTTTCTATTGATACTTCTGCTTTAAAACAGGTTTATCTGCTAAATGAGAGCCTAAACTTGACATTGAAAAATGATAAAAATAAAATAATTGACTCCGTAATCTATTATATTAATGATAAAAATATTGGAGCTGTTAAAGGCAATAATCCATTAGAATTTGCTTTAAATAACCAAAAACTAGGATATCAAAACGTAAAAGCATTAATTTATTTTGAAGGAAAAACAGTAGACACAACTACTAATTTTACCATTACCCCATCTAAAGATCCTGAGTTATTAAAATATAAGATTGTAAACACCTATCCGCACGATATAAAAGCCTATACACAAGGTTTTGAATTTCACAGAGATACTTTATATGAAGGAACTGGAAACGGAGAAGGTAAAGGAACAGGTACTAGAGGAATGTCTAGTTTGAGAAAAACAGATTATAAAACAGGGAAAGTATATAAAACTGTAGAGCTTACTCCAAATTATTTTGGTGAAGGTATTACTATATTAAACAATAAAGTGTATCAATTGACTTGGTTGAATAATGAAGGCTATGTATACAACACAGATACTTTTGAGAAAATAAAAACATTTCAATATTTTAAGAAAATGCAAGGTTGGGGCTTAGCAAATGATGGTGAAAAATTATTTATGAGTGAAGGAAGTGAAAAAATCTACATTTTAGATCCTGAAACATTAAAAGAAATAGATTATTTGAATGTCTACACTAAAAGCGCTAAGATTGAAGCCTTAAATGAATTAGAATGGGTAGATGGAAAAATTTGGGCAAACGTATATGGTAAAGATGCAATTGCAGTTATTGATCCAAAAAATGGAACTGTTGAAGGGATTATTAATTTAAGTGATTTAAAATCGAAAGTAACACAACATCCAGATGTAGATGTTTTAAATGGTATTGCGTATAATCCTAAAACTAAAACGGTATTAGTAACAGGAAAAAATTGGGATAAAACATTTGAAATTGTTGTAGAGAAATAAAAACTAATGAAGACTCTTGTATT is a genomic window of Flavobacterium jumunjinense containing:
- the fsa gene encoding fructose-6-phosphate aldolase, whose protein sequence is MKFFIDTANLEQIKEAQALGVLDGVTTNPSLMAKEGITGKNNILKHYVDICNIVEGDVSAEVNAVDYDGMIKEGEELAESHDQIVVKLPMTKEGIKACKYFSDKGVKTNVTLIFSAGQALLAAKAGATYCSPFLGRLDDVSTDGLNLIDEIRLIYDNYAFDTQILAASVRHTMHVVNCAKLGADVMTGPLSSILGLLKHPLTDIGLAQFIADFEKGNK
- a CDS encoding SDR family oxidoreductase gives rise to the protein MSKVVFITGASSGIGKAIGEFLLDKGFTVFGTSRNPERIKDSKIELVALDVRNVESIKTAIKQVIEKAGRIDVVINNAGVGITGPLEEIPTEEIKNNFETNLFGPIEVMKAVLPQMRLQKSGLILNITSIAGYMGLPFRGVYSASKGALELVTEAMNMEVRSFGIRIANVAPGDFATNIAAGRYHAPVVKGSAYEKTYGSVLEMMDSHVDSGSNPNEMAEVIFKIINEPNPKIHYKVGVFMQKFSIVLKRILPDTIYEKLLMNHYKL
- a CDS encoding glutaminyl-peptide cyclotransferase yields the protein MKKYKLLAFTVLSTLIISCGDTKKDEKKLFSIDTSALKQVYLLNESLNLTLKNDKNKIIDSVIYYINDKNIGAVKGNNPLEFALNNQKLGYQNVKALIYFEGKTVDTTTNFTITPSKDPELLKYKIVNTYPHDIKAYTQGFEFHRDTLYEGTGNGEGKGTGTRGMSSLRKTDYKTGKVYKTVELTPNYFGEGITILNNKVYQLTWLNNEGYVYNTDTFEKIKTFQYFKKMQGWGLANDGEKLFMSEGSEKIYILDPETLKEIDYLNVYTKSAKIEALNELEWVDGKIWANVYGKDAIAVIDPKNGTVEGIINLSDLKSKVTQHPDVDVLNGIAYNPKTKTVLVTGKNWDKTFEIVVEK